The Engystomops pustulosus chromosome 2, aEngPut4.maternal, whole genome shotgun sequence genomic interval TGTACACGTGACCTAACCTCACATGGCCAACCTCTTATTGCATTGGCGGGAATGGTTTACTAAGGAAATTGTGCTTCCAAAGGGCTTTGTGTCTGGAGACGCCATTATGCGATTAACTTTACAATGTAGGCAGATCTGTACGGTGTGTGGAAATATATCATTATTTAGAAACTTTACAGAAATATGAAACTACAGTGTTGTGTTGGCTCCAAAAAAAGCTTGGGTTTCTCAAAAAAAAGCTGAGGACATGTTCACTTGCTTAGGCTTTTACACCCAATTCAAGTGCACCTGGGAGTTGTTGCTTGTGGGTGCAGATGCGTTTAGAGCTTGTGACGATCAGGTTAAGGGGGGAAagcatgtatttatttttttttttaaatgtggttaTGTATGCAAAACACAATGCTTAAAGTGATTTAATGCAATACATCTGTGTCTTTTGGTATTTATAAATCAAGAATCCTGTTTGAGGATGTGGTCCCAGATAACACTAGCGCTGCATCTTCAAACACCGCTCTAGCATATGGGGGTGCGTTACATCACGTTTTGTTGCTTTTTGGACACATCTGGAAAAAACGCTTCCATTCCTGTTCCATTTAAATGCATGTGTTTGCATTCCCAATGTCTCTGTTGCGTTTTTACCCGTATtacggtttttaaccccttaaggatgcagggttttttcgctcatttctcgctctccaccttcaaaaatccataactttttcatttttacgtgtacagacctgtgtgagggcttattttgtgcgtaacaaattttactttcccataatgttatttattttaacatgccgtgtactgcgaagctgaaataaaattccaaatgtggaaaaaattttaaaaaccggAACGtgggtcacgttcttgtgggctcagtttttacgactttcagggcgctgtcccacgttgcgttttggctgcgtttgatAGCTGCGTTTTGGTTAGCGTCTTTGATCGTTGCACAGTAATGCAGTAATGGTTTTCGGTTGTGTTTCTCATCTGCTGTTCGCTCATAGCGTTTACATGTTCCGTTTGCGTTAGATGACTGCGTTGTTCTCTTTAATTAGCTGCGTTTGTAGCTTGCGTTAGGGCCTTTGCGGTCGCTATGTGCGTGTGTGCTGTGCGCTTACGTGCTGCGTTTGATGTCTTTGGGTGCGTCTCGTCTGTCATTGCGTTTGTTTCCCGCCCAATTCTGCTCATGCGCAGTGTCTCTGAAGAGGAGCTGGTTTTTCGTTCTGCCGTGATTTGATTTTGAAAATGGCGGCGTATCATCGTCTCGGCCTGGATGCATCTAAAATTATTTGTCTTGTAAGTGTGTTTTCCCTCTTATCCTTCGTGACTTGTTCTTCCTGCCTTTTTTACAGTACTTTGGTATTTATTCGTGTTTTTGGTGCCattattatttttgaaaatgtctgGAGcttggttcttttttttttttttgctttaaaatttaactttatGTTTCCTAGTGGTTTCTGTgcaataaatttattttttaatgtctgTAACATGCTTTTAGTTCTTTTGGCTTCTTTGTGTTTTCTGGGCCCTCATTATTATCTTCAATTCCTTGCCCaggctttttttgggggggtttaaaTCTTTACTTTATGATTTGTAGTGGTTTCAAATTACATAATCCCCTTCTGGCGTCTTGATCCTCGTTCTGTCTTCCTGATGCTCGtcacagttttttaatttttttttgggggtgggggggggcagtagcaGCTGGCTGATCCGCAGACATGTGAGCTGTTGGCCATGTGTGCGTGCAACGGCATATTGCATAGTATGCGCCTGTCGGCAAATTGCATGGACGCATCTATGATGGCTGTTAGGGCGAAATGAAGACAGATGGCGACCATGGAAGAGCTTCATGGATGCCAGAAGTAGCCTTTTTTATGGTTTTATAAATTTACAGGCTACTTCATACTAAAGCGGTCTGGTGGACTGTATACTTTTGTGGCATGGTTGGCGTGAAACTTAAGGGGGCTTGCTTGCTGGAtactgggtgctggctatatactactgtgggatGGCTGGCtagatattatagggggcttgcaggctatatactacaggaactTGAAAGGAAGATAATAGTGGGGGCTGTCTACTTTctcctgggggctggctgcctatttactacaggggacttgcttgctatatactgtgaggcagtgaacaatgcatttcccatcctttttttttcctcttgtcaATAGTTTATCAAGATTTCTTCTGGCAAAATTATGTGGCTCTGCTTTTAATCTTTTCGACTTTGacttcagtatatacagtataagtgcTCCTTTACAAGGCTGTCTATGTGGACGTACATGCGGCATTAAAATTTCGGCTGCATGCACGTACCCACTTGCAGCACGCCAGCGATacgatgccacacatgtgtggtacCGATTGGGCACACACAacgggcatgctctatctttctgtgaGTGTGCGGTCGTGCGTTGCTGTTTTCTATGGATGGAGGAAGggccatctcctccccctctcccgcACACGGCGTTAGGCCTGCATGGCGGGCCAAATGTgtgttaggcctcttgcacactagcgttgcgtttcacgtcagggtgcaatgcgtgaaaaactgacgtttttgctgcgtttttgtttcatttttgttcgcgtttttttgcgttttcggtgcgtttttcacgcgcgtttttttaagtcaatgggactttttcaaagggaccaaggttcgggaataaaatgttttatttaattgaaaaataatgtcttctgataagttgcaaacatctgcgatctattcttcactgttccgcgcgcgtatattatctcccgacaagttagcagatgtgaagaacagtgaagaatagaataaaaacagtgaacacaggatcatttaagataaaaacacagtgcagaacacagtgcagaatagattacagatgttcggcacatctgcttacttgtcgggagatacgcgcggagcggtgcgaacaaaatagcatgtgaagaacaatatatatgtgtgaagaagacattgcagatgtttccatacatctgcaatgtcttcttcacacatatatattgttcttcacatgctattttgttcgcaccgctccgcgcgtatctcccgacaagtaagcagatgtgccgaacatctgtaatctattctgcactgttctgcactgtgtttttatcttaaatgatcctgtgttcactgtgttcactgtgttcactgtgttcactgtgttcactgtgttcactgtgttcactgtgttcactgtgttcactgtttttattctattcttcactgttcttcattgtgtttttttaattaaatgatcgttcgcgagcaggggaaatactgttatactggtcacctagcaacccttacgtttaaaacgcattgcactcgcattgcacttgcgatgtttgcgagtgcaatgcgtttttgatacgtccccatagacttgaatggggcgtgaaaaatgcgcgtgaatcgcaaaaatagagcatgctgcgattttgacgcgcgtgcaaacgaacgcaagcacgcgcgttgaaaaccacgcaaatggagaaagacccattgaatacaatgggacagagtgcaatgcgagttctgagcgtcaaatgcacgcgcagaactcgcgcgtgaaaaacgccagtggagaaggggccttattctcccctaattttttttttttttaaataaatttattcATTGAAAAACGGAACCTTTTTACACAAGCAAATTAagggataattttttttatcgttaatttgtgtttgtttattttagGTGCATGAGCGACCCATAATCTGGGATATTCAACATAAGGAGCATTTCATTTAAATACCAAGTTGAAAGACAAAGCGTGGATGGAAATTTTTAAGGAGATCCATACAAATTGGCAAACTATGGATGTCCGTGAAATTAAACGTCTTGGTAAGTTGCACATTTAATCATTTTATCAAAAAAATCCTAATCAgacccccccaaaaaacaagactcccttatgggggacatatatacgggcaATATATGTCtgccatagagggcaatgggcgTGCAACGCCATACATTATCAGTACGGTGCTGAACACTTGCGTTCCCGTTCCGCTACATACAAAGTGTTAGGACATATACTAGTTGACATCACAATACGGTGCAGTGCAATGTATCGCGACATGGACATGGATCCATGTCGTCCCACCAGCTCCTTTTCCAAACGTTTCTAATGTACGCCCTTGTTTACACTCTAAGGTGTGCATACATTATGTGCCTGTTTGgtaagctttttttaaaaaattcttcgaAATCATGCATTGTGAGCCGCTTTCTGAGATTTGTTTTCTTTGATTGTCTAATatcctttttaaaaatttttatctgTAATAAAAGATTCTACATTAATGTTTCAAATGCATATGTTTATCTCGACACAGATGCTGATATTCGCAATCGGTGGCGTTCAATGAGGGATCGTTTTCGTAAAGATCACTCCATGTATGAGAAAAGTGGGTCCTCGCcatgcaaaattaaaaaatatattcattaTGATGAATTACTGTTTTTGGCACCTTCACGTACATTGCGCAAGTAAGTTTGCTTTACATTTTCTTGTTTTAAAATACTAAAATTATCATAACAAACACAATACACTGTCGTTTAAATTTGTAGAACACTGTATTCAATTTGCCTCTCTAAAATTGATCGAATTGTAAAATTAATAGTTTGGACACAAAAAGCCTGCCTAACGTAGAGCACATATCTGTCTTTCTAATGCAAAGTGTTTTGCCAAATTAATATAATTATTCTAAAGTCATTTTTtgtaacacagtgggggtcatttagtaagggccctTGTCACATTTTTCCTGCGGGTTTCAAGAATAATTCTTTTTAGCTGTGTTTTACCATGAATTGCCCCGCGCTTTTTGCACACGCGCTCGGATTGGGTCGCATTGGCACagggttgcatgcaacggaaatcggggggcgttgcccttagaaaacccgacggattatgaaaaaaaaatgcttttttaaaaaaaaaatgcataaacctTCCCTGCACTCAAGATAGGACGTTGAACTCCGATGCAATCtgtcggacttcagcgcagcagcgacacctggtggacatcgggcgcactgccTTAGTGTATCGCTGGAATACCCGAATCCGCCACAGAGAATGCgctactggatcgcgaatggacaggggtaagtaaatgacccacaaTGTTCGTTTTTGCAACTTATGTTCAAAAATGCTTACTGACATTCGCTTACCAGTGTTGATGCTACCTCAACAAATATCattagtgggtttttttttcaaaaaaacatgCATCACATTGAATTTGTTCAATGTGTAATCTTGTTCCTTTCAACATGATGTATTAAGTGTGAAACATCCCAAATGTCTGTTAAATCCTTCTACTGAAGATGTgctgtttttttaaatggatatCTTTTTTGCTTGCTGATCAAAATTTGCTGggcattttttttggtcttgcaAAGTCCATTGAAAATATAGCCTTTTCCTTTGTTTTTGATGTACTGTACAAAGAGTTCATAATATATTGGcattccccaggttacatacaaaatagggtctgtcggtttgttcttaagttaaatttgtatgtaagtcggaactgtagattgtatcattgtaatcccagtcagaactttttaggtctcagtgacaattggattttaaaaatattgggttgtcataagaatcaatattaacactaaatcttcattacagacacctgtgataactgttatagctgcttattgtagtctaggactaaagttcaaacaattaccaatatccagaggtccgtttgtaactaggggttgtatgcaagtcgagtgttcttaagtaggggaccgcctgaacattacatttttaaaaaagtatgTTAAAATGAAGCAAACAGACTACGTCTCTCAACtaattcacatttatttattggttgtgtattttccaaaaaattttaaGTGTGGATTTTTAGTGCTAGTTATTGCATTATGCCATGTTCCCACGGCCTTAGCGGGCTGTAGAACTCGGATATTCTTCACAAATAGGCCTTATACAGGCGTGCGCCACTGTATGCAGACGAAATCAAGATGAATTTTCATCTCTTTTGTAATGTGGATTGGACTTTACAACCCCACAACTaggtttttcttaaaaaaacggTAAAAACTAATCTTTAGActctaaaaaaatttttaattaaaaaaatatatatatatttttaaaaggcatttctttaaaataataatatgtttttgtttaaaaaaaatatgaataggACACACGGAAACATTCCACATGCTGAGCCAAGCACTAGCCAAGAAAATGTGGACCATGAACACAGCTCCGATGATCCAATGGAAGAAAATCAAGAAGCCGAGATGAAGGGGAGTATTTTACCCGAAATGTCTCCACCTGTCATTGTTGAACCACCAACTAGACCCTCAAATGTTACCACCCAACGTCAACAACGTGCCACTACTCGCAAAGCAACAAATGCACCAGCCATTGAGAACGAGGCAGTTTCTTTCTTACAAAGGGTGAGCAGGGAGGATGCCTATGATGGTTTTGGTAGGGTAACTGCTGGGGAGTGCCGACGTTTACCAGAAAATAAACGCAACATATACATGACTTTTGCGGTTAATTTGGCCCAGATTATGCTTGATTGTCATGTAATTCCAGGGATAGATGTACTAGTAACAACTATTCGCACAGTTCTACCTCCACGACATGAAGTAGCATCACATCCTGATACCCAACATGTCCAAAGAGATATGACACATTATTCATCACATCAGTCAAGTCAAGCCTCACATTTAGAGCAGAGGGAACCAATGCAGTCTGCCAATCTCCTTGGCCAAAACACACAGCCTAGTTTATTGCAGATGCTACGTGATGAGCCAGAGGTTTGGAGTGTTTCAAATCCACCTTCTCCGTTACAAACGGTAACTGCTCTACCACCCTCTACTTTTGATATTTAgaatttcttttttctttatgcTAACATTTGCTTAGTTGAAAgatgtttacattttttggttGCATTTAAATTCATGTGCATTTTTGAAAATTTACATATGATGGGCCGACGAGAAATGTGTAATTTTTGCAGCAGTTTTTTGACAAAGAAATTTAGATTAATCTTTTGGCATCAGACACTGTGGCCTTGCCAGTCTCAACATacaattgtatgtttttttttgcgCACAaatgaaacctttttttttttttcttttttcttttaattaaaatttacaaaaatggcAAATGGGATGCTCAAGGGTGCCATCCAAAATATCTTAtccaaaattgtatttttttttttacaaatgtaagTGTTTTAATGTGAATACATTGTTGGTCTTTTTTTCGGTCCCAAATTAGGCCTTAAAATTGCATTCT includes:
- the LOC140118790 gene encoding uncharacterized protein, whose protein sequence is MEIFKEIHTNWQTMDVREIKRLDADIRNRWRSMRDRFRKDHSMYEKSGSSPCKIKKYIHYDELLFLAPSRTLRKTHGNIPHAEPSTSQENVDHEHSSDDPMEENQEAEMKGSILPEMSPPVIVEPPTRPSNVTTQRQQRATTRKATNAPAIENEAVSFLQRVSREDAYDGFGRVTAGECRRLPENKRNIYMTFAVNLAQIMLDCHVIPGIDVLVTTIRTVLPPRHEVASHPDTQHVQRDMTHYSSHQSSQASHLEQREPMQSANLLGQNTQPSLLQMLRDEPEVWSVSNPPSPLQTVTALPPSTFDI